From the Carya illinoinensis cultivar Pawnee chromosome 4, C.illinoinensisPawnee_v1, whole genome shotgun sequence genome, one window contains:
- the LOC122308156 gene encoding uncharacterized protein LOC122308156, producing the protein MDPLPSMNRIFSLVLQEEKQREIKMNSTLSFDSIAAVTTKNTKNVNSFNKQSGSRKDRPICSHCGYTGHTSDKCYRIHGFPPGFKSKKFNVHSANQVSSSTVQESNEIPQLSFTQEQCQQILALINHSPKSNCPSSSVNQVSNLAAEIPNSYGILPTPNVKYSENLSGPIYMENDWSG; encoded by the exons ATGGATCCTTTACCATCCATGAATCGAATTTTTTCCCTTGTTTTACAAgaggaaaaacagagagaaatcaAGATGAATTCTACACTGAGCTTTGACTCCATTGCTGCTGTGACAACTAAGAACACAAAGAATGTTAACTCATTCAACAAACAATCTGGATCTCGGAAAGATAGACCTATATGCAGTCATTGTGGATATACGGGTCACACCTCAGACAAATGTTACAGAATCCATGGTTTTCCACCAGGATTTAAATCCAAGAAATTCAATGTTCACTCAGCAAATCAAGTATCCTCTTCTACAGTTCAGGAAAGTAATGAGATTCCACAGTTATCATTCACACAAGAGCAATGTCAGCAAATTCTTGCCTTAATCAATCACTCTCCCAAATCAAATTGTCCTAGCTCATCAGTAAACCAAGTCTCCAATTTGGCTGCAGAAATACCTAACTCATATGGTATTCTTCCAACACCAAATGTCAAATATTCTGAAAACCTTTCAG GGCCTATCTACATGGAAAACGATTGGAGTGGGTGA
- the LOC122306419 gene encoding uncharacterized protein LOC122306419, with translation MTDTDTDSPSPRSMTPPNPIEDSYYLHHGENPGLMLVSQQLKGDNYPTWARAMSKALSAKNKMGFVNGTLKKPANTSDPKFSAWERCNDMVLSWLINSVTKNIASSILYIDVAADVWKDLQERFSQGNRPRIFQLKKAISSLTQEQQSPIIANCHNAHVEY, from the exons ATGACGGATACGGATACGGATTCGCCTTCACCTCGCAGCATGACTCCACCGAATCCGATCGAGGATTCTTACTATTTGCATCATGGAGAAAATCCAGGTCTGATGTTAGTATCACAGCAGCTAAAAGGTGACAATTATCCTACATGGGCGAGGGCTATGTCCAAAGCACTCAGTGCAAAGAACAAGATGGGGTTTGTTAATGGAACCCTAAAGAAACCTGCAAATACTTCAGATCCGAAGTTCTCAGCATGGGAAAG GTGTAATGATATGGTATTATCCTGGTTAATCAATTCAGTCACCAAGAATATAGCCTCGAGCATTCTGTATATCGATGTAGCGGCAGATGTTTGGAAGGATTTACAAGAAAGATTTTCGCAAGGGAATCGACCTCGAATTTTCCAATTAAAGAAAGCCATCAGTTCCTTAACTCAAGAGCAACAATCA CCAATTATCGCCAATTGCCACAATGCACATGTGGAATATTGA